In Kiritimatiellia bacterium, a single genomic region encodes these proteins:
- the nqrE gene encoding NADH:ubiquinone reductase (Na(+)-transporting) subunit E encodes MDLINLAIKNIFVENILLSFFLGMCSFLACSKKVETATGLGLAVIFVQTITVPTNWFIKTYFLEPGALAWTGIAGFESLDLSFLTFICFISTIAFMVQIVEMTLDKYFPKLYTSLGIFLPLIAVNCAILGGSLLMNERGYDLPHAAVFGVSSGVGWALAIVALAAVRKKLRYSHIPEGLKGLGMTMIMTGLMALGFMSFAGIKL; translated from the coding sequence ATGGACCTGATCAATCTCGCCATCAAGAACATTTTCGTCGAGAACATCCTTCTGTCGTTCTTCCTGGGGATGTGCTCGTTTCTCGCCTGCTCGAAGAAGGTCGAGACGGCTACCGGCCTGGGCCTTGCCGTGATCTTTGTCCAGACGATCACGGTGCCGACCAACTGGTTTATCAAAACCTATTTTCTGGAGCCGGGCGCGTTGGCGTGGACGGGAATTGCCGGATTTGAATCGCTGGACCTCTCGTTCCTTACATTCATCTGCTTCATCTCCACGATTGCCTTCATGGTTCAGATCGTCGAGATGACCTTGGACAAGTATTTTCCAAAGCTTTACACCTCGCTCGGCATCTTTTTGCCGCTCATCGCCGTGAACTGCGCGATTCTCGGCGGCTCGCTACTCATGAATGAACGGGGCTATGATTTGCCTCATGCGGCGGTCTTCGGCGTCTCGTCGGGGGTAGGCTGGGCGCTTGCGATCGTTGCACTTGCCGCGGTCCGCAAAAAGCTTCGCTACTCCCACATACCGGAGGGGCTGAAAGGGCTCGGGATGACCATGATCATGACGGGCCTAATGGCGCTGGGATTTATGAGTTTTGCCGGAATCAAATTGTAA
- a CDS encoding NADH:ubiquinone reductase (Na(+)-transporting) subunit D: MASKLKKIVVDPLSDNNPITIQILGICSALAVTTKVDTALVMSISLTTVTAFSNLIISLIRNFIPSRIRIIIELAVVSTLVILADQILKAYVFEISRQLSVFVGLIITNCIVLGRLEAFALGNKPLPSLLDGIGNGLGYSAVLVTVASIREILGFGTWHGIRLLPEGYIGNGLMLLAPGAFFCLGLLIWAQRQIIRKFETA; encoded by the coding sequence ATGGCCTCAAAATTGAAGAAGATCGTCGTCGACCCGCTGTCGGACAACAATCCGATTACCATTCAGATTCTTGGCATATGTTCAGCGTTGGCCGTCACGACGAAGGTCGATACGGCGCTGGTGATGTCCATCAGCCTCACCACCGTGACCGCGTTTTCAAACCTGATCATCTCGCTGATCCGAAATTTCATCCCCTCCCGCATCCGGATCATCATCGAACTGGCTGTCGTTTCCACACTGGTCATTTTGGCCGACCAGATTTTGAAAGCCTACGTCTTTGAAATCAGTCGCCAGCTCAGCGTGTTCGTGGGTCTGATCATCACGAACTGCATCGTCCTCGGGCGCCTGGAGGCGTTTGCTTTGGGGAACAAACCACTGCCCTCGCTGCTGGACGGCATCGGGAACGGCCTCGGCTACAGCGCCGTCCTGGTCACAGTGGCCTCGATTCGCGAAATCCTCGGCTTTGGCACGTGGCACGGCATCCGGCTGCTGCCCGAGGGATATATCGGCAACGGGTTGATGCTGCTAGCGCCAGGCGCGTTTTTCTGCCTCGGGCTGCTCATCTGGGCGCAGCGCCAGATCATTCGGAAATTTGAGACCGCATAG
- a CDS encoding lysophospholipid acyltransferase family protein: protein MYRMLKWVERILCALPLRVARAFGRGVGLIAFAALRKHRETNLADMARCFPGASRRDLKRRLRRVYQNLAVNYVEVIRWFGGRDAELDAMVRADGMEHVERARERGRGVLVLTAHLGNWDLLGPWAARRVPLTIITKELKNAGANRYWQEARARIGLKLLPAHGSYRACLATLKRGEFLGFILDQNMTRDEGIFVDFFGRPACTTPGLAYLAAHAQSPVLPVFMVREPDGSHRVRILPPLDPPADRRPETIQDATQRYTRIIEDVIRQHPDQWIWMHRRWRTQPLPAPAGPGTT, encoded by the coding sequence ATGTACCGAATGCTGAAATGGGTTGAGCGGATCTTATGCGCCCTGCCTCTGCGTGTCGCCCGAGCTTTCGGCCGCGGCGTCGGCCTCATCGCTTTCGCCGCCCTCCGCAAGCATCGTGAGACCAACCTGGCGGACATGGCGCGCTGCTTTCCCGGCGCATCGCGGCGGGATCTCAAGCGCCGGCTTCGGCGGGTTTATCAGAATTTGGCGGTCAATTACGTCGAGGTGATTCGGTGGTTTGGCGGTCGGGATGCGGAGCTGGATGCCATGGTCCGCGCGGACGGCATGGAGCACGTGGAGCGCGCAAGAGAGCGTGGGCGGGGCGTGCTGGTTTTAACGGCGCATCTGGGGAACTGGGACTTGCTCGGTCCCTGGGCGGCGCGCCGCGTGCCGCTGACGATTATCACCAAGGAGCTGAAAAACGCAGGGGCGAATCGCTACTGGCAGGAGGCGAGAGCGCGAATCGGTTTGAAGCTGCTTCCCGCGCACGGGTCCTATCGGGCCTGTCTTGCCACGCTCAAGCGCGGCGAATTCCTTGGATTTATCCTCGATCAGAACATGACGCGCGACGAAGGCATATTCGTGGATTTTTTCGGGCGGCCCGCGTGTACAACACCCGGCCTCGCTTATCTCGCCGCGCACGCGCAGTCGCCGGTTCTGCCGGTTTTCATGGTGCGGGAACCGGATGGGTCGCATCGGGTCCGAATTCTGCCGCCGCTGGATCCTCCGGCGGACCGCAGGCCGGAAACCATTCAGGACGCGACTCAACGCTATACGCGAATCATTGAAGATGTTATACGGCAGCATCCGGACCAATGGATCTGGATGCACCGGCGTTGGCGGACCCAGCCCTTGCCGGCGCCGGCCGGTCCGGGTACAACCTGA
- the nqrF gene encoding NADH:ubiquinone reductase (Na(+)-transporting) subunit F, with protein sequence MGVAVMDLTYVSASVAVFTGLTLFLVLGIIWASKKLAPAGLVKININDGAKVIEAPPGKSLLSVLADQKIFLPSACGGGGTCAMCKCQVLEGGGSLLPTETGHINKQQAKQGTRLACQLKVKNDLKIHVPPEVLEIKKFEGTVRSNRNVATFIKELIVDLPPGVNLNFKAGGYIQIDIPKYHIRFRDFDIDPKFRDAWEKLKLFDLEVTNEEPCFRAYSMGNHPAEGNIVMLNVRIATPPPNMPGVKPGIASSYIYSLKPGDKVWISGPFGEFFAKDTDKEMVYIGGGAGMAPLRSHIFDLFLTKKTKRKVSYWYGARSLREMFYEEDFRKIEREHPNFKFYVALSEPLPEDNWTGYKGFIHQVVYENYLKNHPDPTEIEYYLCGPPPMIAAVNKMLYDLGVEKEQIAYDEF encoded by the coding sequence ATGGGAGTCGCCGTCATGGATCTTACCTATGTCTCCGCAAGTGTGGCCGTTTTCACTGGCCTGACGCTTTTTTTGGTGCTCGGTATCATTTGGGCGTCGAAAAAACTGGCTCCCGCCGGGTTAGTCAAGATCAACATCAACGACGGGGCTAAGGTGATTGAAGCGCCGCCGGGCAAGTCGCTTCTAAGCGTGCTGGCTGATCAGAAGATTTTTTTGCCCTCCGCTTGCGGAGGCGGCGGCACCTGCGCGATGTGCAAATGCCAGGTTCTCGAGGGTGGAGGTTCTCTCCTGCCGACCGAGACGGGCCATATCAATAAGCAGCAGGCTAAGCAAGGCACCCGATTGGCCTGCCAACTCAAGGTGAAGAATGACCTGAAAATTCATGTTCCACCCGAGGTGCTTGAAATTAAGAAATTTGAGGGAACGGTTCGATCGAACCGAAATGTCGCGACGTTTATCAAGGAACTCATCGTGGATCTGCCGCCTGGCGTTAATCTGAATTTCAAGGCTGGCGGCTATATTCAGATCGACATCCCGAAATATCACATCCGATTCCGAGATTTCGACATTGATCCGAAGTTTCGGGATGCGTGGGAGAAGCTGAAGCTCTTTGATCTGGAAGTTACAAATGAGGAGCCCTGTTTCCGGGCTTATTCCATGGGCAATCACCCTGCGGAGGGTAATATTGTGATGCTCAATGTACGTATTGCCACGCCCCCGCCGAACATGCCCGGCGTGAAGCCCGGTATTGCATCGAGCTATATTTATAGTTTGAAGCCCGGGGACAAAGTGTGGATCAGCGGTCCGTTCGGCGAATTTTTTGCCAAGGATACCGACAAGGAGATGGTGTACATCGGCGGTGGCGCGGGCATGGCGCCGCTGCGGAGCCACATCTTCGATCTCTTCCTCACGAAGAAGACGAAGCGCAAGGTTTCATACTGGTATGGAGCGCGGTCGCTTCGCGAAATGTTTTATGAGGAGGACTTCCGCAAAATCGAGCGCGAACATCCGAACTTCAAGTTTTACGTCGCTCTTAGCGAGCCGCTGCCTGAAGACAATTGGACCGGGTACAAAGGCTTCATCCATCAGGTTGTCTATGAAAATTACCTGAAGAATCATCCCGATCCGACGGAGATTGAGTACTATCTGTGCGGTCCGCCGCCGATGATCGCGGCCGTGAACAAGATGCTGTACGACCTCGGCGTCGAGAAAGAGCAGATCGCTTACGACGAGTTCTGA